Below is a window of Macadamia integrifolia cultivar HAES 741 chromosome 8, SCU_Mint_v3, whole genome shotgun sequence DNA.
ATCATAATAAAACAGATTTTAACGGGATTCTATTCTCCATCTCTGATTGGACGTGTATTGCACAGCAACCGTATCACGGACCATCCTTGGATAGGATCTGATCCGGACTCGTAGAGAGGATCTAGGAATCTCAATCCTTATTGGTCTCAGTCAATACCAATCCGGATTGGCATGTATCGATTTAGATTCAACGGATTTATCCCTATCCCCTTAGTCCGTACCAATCCACTGATACAGGATCAACCAATAACTGATATAATTTGGTCGATTCCACCAATTCGTTATAGATACCTTGAGACATGGTGGAGACCATCCGAATCCCTCTTGTCACCGTTGCTGCTGAAGGAAAACCGTCCCCCATACATATTTGCAAGCAGCTCTTGGTATTTTTAGCTATTTACTTGCTAGCGGCTATTGCTGTTTTTGTTATTCATTAACTCAACTGCACTTTTAAGCTTTATAGAAGTTCGCCCGAAACAAATGTCCTTGCCTTTCTTTTAGCTGGTTTAATAGTTTGCTATTTGTAGATCGAAATCTTGGTAAACGATTTTGATACCTTCAGTTGCCGCAATAGCTATTTGCTTCCTTTGAAAGTTCAATATTACCTGTGGGAGATTGTTCTTGTATATTGTATACATTGAAAGTGAGTAGTTGATTAAAGGAAACCAAGTGCTATCAGTGATGGATCGCTATCAGGAGATGCTCAAGATAagttttgagtttgttttgagtttgAATGTTCTGATGTTGTAATTATGTCGACGACAAACTCTGGGTCCTCAGCAATAGAAGTGTCTCTGACTGTGTGATTAGCCATAGCCTGCATTTGAATTGAATGGGACTGCTCGCCCTCTGTCCTTTGATGAGAAAAAATCTTCCACAATGGccgtttcttttttctctttccttcctcaACCCAACTCTGTAGTGCTTCCATACGCCCCTCCATATGCTCGTCAAACAAGCCTTGCAGCTTGAACATGCTACCCATCTTCATTCAGCGTGTAAAAGATTAggaataaaaatctcaaaaattttCCAGCATATTTCATTGGTGAAAAGGCTCACCTGAGTGACAATAGCATACAGAGGTAAGGTGCTGTAGCTGCAGAGCACTTGAACAACCACCCTGCACCAAAAATTGGTATATGTCAGtataagaagggaaagggaCATGTTAATGCAGCCATGACATTATAGATATCACATATATCAATATTGAATGGTGGTCTTGCGCTCTTGTATTCATTCAGTTAAAAGATAGATGCATTGGATACTGGAAGTGTATACTAAGCCATTACCCTAAGATGAGCCTAGGGATGATGTAGCCCACTTTTTCCATGATGCATGAATGAAGTCCGTAGGTACACTGGAGACACCAATGAGAGTCAAATTTCAGTCGATACACATTGGAGGAGTAAAATCTGTATAGAGCATAATACTTACCCATATCCAGAAGAAGAATCCAATCTCGaatgaattttgaaataaaatgaagTGTATTAAGTAAAGAACAATGCCAGGTCTGCCAAACCAGAAATGTTTGTCAGATGGCTTCACTGGTGGTGCTCTGGGATCATCTGTTCTCCTCTCTTCAACTTCTTCAGCTAAACGGGTGATGATGTGCTCTAACTTAGCACCCACAAGAAGTAGAAGCTGCAAATTCAGTTACATCAATGATTCTGTGTTCTCTCAAGGAACAAATACCATGATTTACATCTTGGAATCGAATACACTTACAATCAAAGGTAAGAAGGATAACCAAAAATACGTGTGCCATCCTGCATTAGCAACCCACAAATGCGAGGATTTAAAATCTATTCCTGCGATAGGAGGTGCAAAGCTGAAGGAGGAGGTTTGGTGAAGTGTTTTGAATACCTTCAACATTCAGCAGCAAGAAGATCACAACAAACAGCCACAAATACCAGCTGCAGTTCATTATTATGGTTAGTCCTTTTACTCCCAAATTAGTATCCCAAAGTAAAGCATGCTCATCTTCTGAAGGATACCTTATACCAACAACTCTCTTAAAATCAATTTCAAGTGTCCGCATCATGTACTTATGAAAATCAAAATTCTGGTTCAAAGGGCAGTGGGTCTGAATTGATGAGAAGGTACGTTATAGTCATGCATCTGCAAAAATCCAAAGAAAGCTTATcggaaaaaaatacaaacttaATATCTTACCATGATAAATCCTAGCCGCATTGCAGCATAATCTGACTTGGTTACAGAGCCATAGAACTGCTTGAAGAATGACATCTGTGATCAAGCATGAGGGAAATGTAGTCAACAGATTCCATATCAGCCTTTACTATAGAAAATCTTTAGAAATGTCTTGAGCAAGCTGTGGTGAGTGGCCAAAAACAATATCTTGAAAGGCAAGTTCAGTAATAAACTTTTAAGCAAACTATCATGATCAGTGACATGCATTCCATATTTATTTAATAGAGGTAATTGAGAAGTGGAAACAATGAGTATGGCATGTTATATTAGTATAGCAAGCTCAAACTTTATACATTAcctgttgagatggatgtgtggaaaaactaggaaggataaattaaggaatgaccatagtagagctgatttgggagttccCCCGATATATGATAAGCTTTGAGAAAGTCGTCTAAGGTGGCACGACCATGTTGAACGGAAGCCTTGGGATGCACCAGTGTGGagaagtgatttgattcagattggaaGAACTAAAAGATCCCGGGGCAAGCCTCAAATAATCCTaggagtagtgaggaaagacatgcatagtttagatTGTTAACctagtatgacctcgaatagagatGCTTGGAGGtctaggatccatgtagccgaccccatttaggtggaaTATTGCTTAGTAGTTGTGTTGTTGCAGTGTCCTTTgttttttactattatttttatattttgtattttgctcggatccatgtagctgaccccatttagttggaataaggctgagTGATGTCGTTGACCCTATGCTGCACTACCAAAGGAGGAAGACAAAAGGGGCTGCTGGTTCCATCTAACCAGACCAGCCTGCCCCAAACCTGGCCCATCAAGCCAGCCAAGGACCAGCCCCTTGAGCTGGCTGATTGTGCTTCTAGAAGGGCCACTTGCTTCCATCGATTTCAGCACAGCTAGGATTTTGTCTTCTTGTGTTGATTGGTCTAAACAAAGCTCGTGAAGCTGTTCAAGCCTTCTAGAAGATTCATAAGTTTTCTTAGCTAGCAAGCAATTGTATTTAGGAAGGATTAGTTTCCTAAGTCTTTAGTTTCTACTTTCCGAACTTTCCAATTTTTTCAGTTTCTGATGTAGGAGCACTTCGATGGATTGACCCAAACCTGCTCCAAAGCCCGAACCAAGAACCAAAtccaatttggaatcaaaattacgGATTTGGGTTCAAGGCTATTTGAAtcttttaagattttatttgagaatatttataatcttttatttttgggtagtttttTAGATAGGTAAAGACTTACCAATTTGAGTCTTACTTTCTTTCTAATTCTATTAGTCTAGGttgtaggagattttatttctatttgagTCTTAAACTTCAATTAGGAATCTTTAATTTTAGTTTAGTATAAATTAAGATTGCAATCCAAGTTAT
It encodes the following:
- the LOC122087533 gene encoding MLO-like protein 13 isoform X2, with the protein product MAASIAAGQEMAVEANSLEYTPTWVVAAVCTVIVFISLCAERLLHRLGKCLKHKQQDALFEALQKLKEELMLLGFISLLLTVFQGLISNICISRNFASNMLPCKENRLFSLGAKPKGRRLLAEASNSVQCAKGKVQLLSLEALHQLHIFIFVLAVVHVIFCATTMVLGGAKIRQWKHWEDSIRHETGKQRQVSTTLNPGHGHHNLDFVKQRAMGFWRKSAVVGWIMSFFKQFYGSVTKSDYAAMRLGFIMNFDFHKYMMRTLEIDFKRVVGISWYLWLFVVIFLLLNVEGWHTYFWLSFLPLILLLLVGAKLEHIITRLAEEVEERRTDDPRAPPVKPSDKHFWFGRPGIVLYLIHFILFQNSFEIGFFFWIWCTYGLHSCIMEKVGYIIPRLILGVVVQVLCSYSTLPLYAIVTQMGSMFKLQGLFDEHMEGRMEALQSWVEEGKRKKKRPLWKIFSHQRTEGEQSHSIQMQAMANHTVRDTSIAEDPEFVVDIITTSEHSNSKQTQNLS
- the LOC122087533 gene encoding MLO-like protein 13 isoform X4; this encodes MLLGFISLLLTVFQGLISNICISRNFASNMLPCKENRLFSLGAKPKGRRLLAEASNSVQCAKGKVQLLSLEALHQLHIFIFVLAVVHVIFCATTMVLGGAKIRQWKHWEDSIRHETGKQRQVSTTLNPGHGHHNLDFVKQRAMGFWRKSAVVGWIMSFFKQFYGSVTKSDYAAMRLGFIMTHCPLNQNFDFHKYMMRTLEIDFKRVVGISWYLWLFVVIFLLLNVEGWHTYFWLSFLPLILLLLVGAKLEHIITRLAEEVEERRTDDPRAPPVKPSDKHFWFGRPGIVLYLIHFILFQNSFEIGFFFWIWCTYGLHSCIMEKVGYIIPRLILGVVVQVLCSYSTLPLYAIVTQMGSMFKLQGLFDEHMEGRMEALQSWVEEGKRKKKRPLWKIFSHQRTEGEQSHSIQMQAMANHTVRDTSIAEDPEFVVDIITTSEHSNSKQTQNLS
- the LOC122087533 gene encoding MLO-like protein 13 isoform X3 yields the protein MAASIAAGQEMAVEANSLEYTPTWVVAAVCTVIVFISLCAERLLHRLGKCLKHKQQDALFEALQKLKEELMLLGFISLLLTVFQGLISNICISRNFASNMLPCKENRLFSLGAKPKGRRLLAEASNSVQCAKIRQWKHWEDSIRHETGKQRQVSTTLNPGHGHHNLDFVKQRAMGFWRKSAVVGWIMSFFKQFYGSVTKSDYAAMRLGFIMTHCPLNQNFDFHKYMMRTLEIDFKRVVGISWYLWLFVVIFLLLNVEGWHTYFWLSFLPLILLLLVGAKLEHIITRLAEEVEERRTDDPRAPPVKPSDKHFWFGRPGIVLYLIHFILFQNSFEIGFFFWIWCTYGLHSCIMEKVGYIIPRLILGVVVQVLCSYSTLPLYAIVTQMGSMFKLQGLFDEHMEGRMEALQSWVEEGKRKKKRPLWKIFSHQRTEGEQSHSIQMQAMANHTVRDTSIAEDPEFVVDIITTSEHSNSKQTQNLS
- the LOC122087533 gene encoding MLO-like protein 13 isoform X1, translated to MAASIAAGQEMAVEANSLEYTPTWVVAAVCTVIVFISLCAERLLHRLGKCLKHKQQDALFEALQKLKEELMLLGFISLLLTVFQGLISNICISRNFASNMLPCKENRLFSLGAKPKGRRLLAEASNSVQCAKGKVQLLSLEALHQLHIFIFVLAVVHVIFCATTMVLGGAKIRQWKHWEDSIRHETGKQRQVSTTLNPGHGHHNLDFVKQRAMGFWRKSAVVGWIMSFFKQFYGSVTKSDYAAMRLGFIMTHCPLNQNFDFHKYMMRTLEIDFKRVVGISWYLWLFVVIFLLLNVEGWHTYFWLSFLPLILLLLVGAKLEHIITRLAEEVEERRTDDPRAPPVKPSDKHFWFGRPGIVLYLIHFILFQNSFEIGFFFWIWCTYGLHSCIMEKVGYIIPRLILGVVVQVLCSYSTLPLYAIVTQMGSMFKLQGLFDEHMEGRMEALQSWVEEGKRKKKRPLWKIFSHQRTEGEQSHSIQMQAMANHTVRDTSIAEDPEFVVDIITTSEHSNSKQTQNLS